Proteins from a genomic interval of Mycolicibacterium grossiae:
- a CDS encoding aminobutyraldehyde dehydrogenase codes for MTFHSKMFIDGAWTDAAQGATDQILAPATGEAFAEMAHGSIADVDRAVAAAHAAFPGWARTPAGERARAFLKLADRVEDDARTLAEIESRNVGKPIGLALEEMEMIPDHLRFFAGAARTMEGRAAGEFVPGKTSIIRRDPLGVVGSVAPWNYPLLMAIWKISPALLTGNTLVLKPSEHTPFSALRLAELAADLFPAGVFNVVTGDGDDVGARLVAHPTVRMSSLTGSVDTGRALLRASADTNLKRLHLELGGKAPVLVYSDADIPLAVAKIMEGAFCNSGQDCMAASRLYVHDSVHDELVSGLEKAVTALDMGDIADENTAMGPVITAEHRDRVEGFVARAKETGHTELIQGDNPGTGFYTAPTVVVGARQGDEIVSTEVFGPVTSVTRFGDGDDVIAWANDTEYGLAASVFTQDIGRAMTASSELQFGTVWVNDHLPVTPEMPHGGFKQSGNGKDMSVYALEEYTEIKHVMINRESA; via the coding sequence ATGACCTTCCACAGCAAGATGTTCATCGACGGTGCCTGGACCGACGCCGCCCAGGGCGCGACGGACCAGATCCTCGCGCCGGCCACCGGAGAGGCCTTCGCCGAGATGGCCCACGGGTCCATCGCGGACGTCGACCGCGCCGTCGCCGCCGCCCACGCCGCGTTCCCCGGCTGGGCGCGCACACCGGCGGGTGAACGGGCCCGCGCCTTCCTCAAGCTCGCCGACCGCGTCGAGGACGACGCCCGCACCCTCGCCGAGATCGAATCGCGCAACGTCGGCAAGCCGATAGGGCTGGCGCTCGAAGAGATGGAGATGATCCCCGATCACCTGCGCTTCTTCGCCGGTGCCGCACGCACCATGGAGGGCCGCGCCGCCGGCGAGTTCGTCCCCGGCAAGACCAGCATCATCCGCCGTGATCCGCTCGGCGTCGTCGGCTCGGTCGCACCGTGGAACTACCCGCTCCTGATGGCGATCTGGAAGATCTCGCCGGCCCTGCTGACCGGTAACACGCTCGTGCTCAAGCCCTCCGAGCACACGCCGTTCTCCGCCCTGCGTCTGGCCGAACTGGCCGCCGACCTGTTCCCGGCCGGTGTCTTCAACGTGGTCACCGGTGACGGCGACGACGTCGGCGCCCGCCTGGTCGCGCACCCGACGGTGCGGATGTCGTCGCTGACCGGATCGGTGGACACCGGCCGGGCGCTGCTGCGCGCCTCGGCGGACACCAACCTCAAGCGGCTGCACCTCGAACTCGGCGGCAAGGCACCGGTGCTGGTGTACTCCGATGCCGACATCCCGCTGGCGGTCGCCAAGATCATGGAGGGCGCATTCTGCAACTCCGGGCAGGACTGCATGGCGGCCTCGCGGCTCTACGTGCACGACTCGGTGCACGACGAGCTGGTCTCCGGACTCGAGAAGGCCGTCACGGCACTGGACATGGGCGACATCGCCGACGAGAACACGGCGATGGGGCCGGTCATCACCGCCGAGCACCGCGACCGCGTCGAGGGTTTCGTCGCCCGCGCCAAGGAGACCGGCCACACCGAGCTGATCCAGGGCGACAACCCCGGCACCGGCTTCTACACCGCCCCCACCGTGGTGGTCGGTGCCCGTCAGGGCGACGAGATCGTCAGCACCGAGGTCTTCGGCCCGGTCACCTCGGTGACCCGGTTCGGCGACGGCGACGACGTCATCGCCTGGGCCAACGACACCGAATACGGTTTGGCCGCATCGGTGTTCACCCAGGACATCGGTCGCGCCATGACCGCGTCGAGCGAGTTGCAGTTCGGCACGGTGTGGGTCAACGACCACCTGCCGGTGACGCCGGAGATGCCGCACGGCGGCTTCAAGCAGTCGGGCAACGGCAAGGACATGTCCGTGTACGCGCTGGAGGAGTACACCGAGATCAAGCACGTGATGATCAACCGCGAGAGCGCCTGA
- a CDS encoding phytoene desaturase family protein yields MPTDYDAVIIGAGHNGLVTANYLARAGKRVLVLEAREIVGGACVTEELIPGSKWSSCAFIAGLLRPEIIAELELATYGLDLYQGDALSYSLFRDGTSFTMWKETDRTLREIEKLNKKDAQAFLDFGVRLQRFAGLVTPYLLAPPPERSEVFAAFEAAGEQTLFDEFTLLSVRDLLDRYFEDERLKSMLTFFGMVSIFGGPSTPGTAYTYGHHSWGEFNGNFGQFGLARGGMGAISEALAAAARAHGATIRTSSPVEEVIVERGVATGVRLADGSTITAAQVFSNADPKRSLLGLIAPGVLPAKLMRDVENIDTRGSMARIHLLVDELPQYLPFEDATEGPQHHGHQLLGPSREAFEEAYEAQRRGTFPSTFVIEAVTQSVTDDSLAPAGLHTLTLGIQQLPSELTGTTWAAEKEKWADLVLEDLFTYAPNLRDHILDRVVITPDDLANEYLITDGNIFHGSMMLDQLFGARPIPELANYRTPVRNYYLCGSGTHPGGGVMGANGHNAAKVALADAAGVPMATGRPATRTATVPWQQRMVGALMSTKSGRWVGYRAARQPALRKITAYAARVR; encoded by the coding sequence ATGCCCACTGACTACGATGCCGTCATCATCGGCGCCGGCCACAACGGACTGGTCACCGCGAACTACCTCGCCCGCGCCGGCAAGCGGGTCCTGGTCCTCGAAGCCCGCGAGATCGTGGGCGGCGCCTGCGTCACCGAGGAGCTGATTCCCGGTTCGAAGTGGTCGTCGTGCGCGTTCATCGCCGGCCTGCTGCGGCCGGAGATCATCGCCGAGCTGGAGTTGGCCACGTACGGCCTCGACCTCTACCAGGGAGATGCGCTGTCGTATAGCCTCTTCCGTGACGGCACGTCCTTCACGATGTGGAAGGAGACCGACCGGACGCTGCGCGAGATCGAGAAGCTCAACAAGAAGGATGCGCAGGCCTTCCTCGACTTCGGCGTGCGGTTGCAACGCTTCGCCGGTCTGGTCACCCCGTACCTGCTCGCGCCGCCCCCGGAGCGCTCCGAGGTGTTCGCCGCCTTCGAGGCGGCCGGCGAGCAGACGCTGTTCGACGAGTTCACGCTGCTCTCGGTCCGCGATCTGCTCGACCGGTACTTCGAGGACGAACGACTCAAGAGCATGCTGACGTTCTTCGGGATGGTGTCGATCTTCGGTGGCCCGTCCACTCCCGGCACCGCCTACACCTATGGCCATCACTCCTGGGGCGAGTTCAACGGCAACTTCGGGCAGTTCGGACTGGCCCGCGGCGGCATGGGCGCCATCAGCGAGGCACTCGCGGCCGCCGCACGGGCCCACGGCGCCACGATCCGGACCTCGTCGCCGGTGGAAGAGGTCATCGTCGAACGCGGCGTGGCCACCGGGGTGCGGCTCGCCGACGGGTCGACGATCACCGCCGCCCAGGTGTTCTCCAACGCCGATCCGAAGCGCTCGCTGCTCGGGTTGATCGCGCCCGGGGTGCTGCCGGCGAAGCTGATGCGCGACGTGGAGAACATCGACACCCGCGGCTCCATGGCCCGGATCCATCTCCTGGTCGACGAACTGCCCCAGTACCTTCCGTTCGAGGACGCCACCGAGGGGCCGCAGCACCATGGCCATCAGCTGCTCGGTCCGAGCCGGGAGGCGTTCGAGGAGGCCTACGAGGCGCAGCGGCGCGGCACCTTCCCGAGCACGTTCGTCATCGAGGCGGTCACCCAGTCGGTCACCGACGACTCGCTGGCGCCGGCGGGGCTGCACACCTTGACCCTGGGCATTCAGCAACTGCCGTCCGAACTCACCGGCACCACCTGGGCGGCGGAGAAGGAGAAGTGGGCCGACCTGGTGCTCGAGGACCTGTTCACCTACGCCCCGAATCTACGGGACCACATCCTCGACCGGGTCGTCATCACCCCCGACGACCTGGCCAACGAGTACCTCATCACCGACGGCAACATCTTCCACGGCAGCATGATGCTCGACCAGCTCTTCGGCGCCCGGCCCATACCGGAACTGGCGAATTACCGCACGCCGGTGCGCAATTACTACCTGTGCGGCTCGGGCACCCACCCCGGTGGCGGCGTGATGGGCGCCAACGGGCACAACGCGGCCAAGGTGGCGCTCGCCGACGCCGCGGGTGTGCCGATGGCGACCGGACGGCCCGCGACGCGCACCGCCACGGTGCCGTGGCAGCAGCGGATGGTCGGTGCGCTGATGAGTACGAAATCCGGTCGCTGGGTCGGCTATCGGGCCGCGCGTCAGCCCGCGCTGCGCAAGATCACCGCCTACGCCGCACGCGTCCGGTGA